Proteins found in one Tsukamurella paurometabola DSM 20162 genomic segment:
- a CDS encoding DUF6421 family protein → MSDVTVFPRVQVEQARSSAWATTIERAREMVPVNPEDASLALAVDALRRRGMTVTDATSPQVTVDTLRSADVYVIPHLARAGVERVTGDLPPVYSDAELDAIEQYVRGGGGLVVLAECDTATSGSNLGELLARFGVTVESLVVQEAAGDRRFGGNATWIRSEIAPELRGQGLVAGVDEACFYRSGVLDVGPPAAGVSVLARTSESASPAGRPLAAALQVGLGRVVVFADSDLFGDDSIDDFDQRTLWTNVVTWASGAHGDRGARHVSAAAQSADWGALKAAVTELRALQAADGSVVDAADHARAGELVETIVARIAALAPLFAHDADYLAALPRDFRRWVEGGFGKPLFDESLAAFRPDLERVDGAEHLVVFPMYTQNGNAGKVFEAVLLSVVWPTWLADVEQRFDNGKFLAVAFEDFTAGYDTDSAVLFPETVTVEKTPEFHWGAIFCDREAARFRRVTGAAAEVLSLQLPPDGERLVASQALAQSTFAMWDLIHDRTHSRGDLPFDPFMIKQRMPYWLYALEELRCDLTTFREAYGLQQEGHPYGLPVQLAILCDRLFRFTITGTRVRNYDGLGGQLLFAYLHRHGALRWRDNRLSIDWKELPLQVIRLAEEIEELYRTGIDRSKVGQWLASYQFVSSYVVPAPGATWAKGPEALPLDGEPRALVDLVLPDEFPLNVFFEALRRKVGGVVDSTRGITADADPVGAGA, encoded by the coding sequence ATGTCTGATGTCACCGTCTTCCCCCGCGTGCAGGTCGAGCAGGCCCGCAGCAGCGCGTGGGCCACGACGATCGAGCGCGCCCGCGAGATGGTTCCGGTCAACCCGGAGGACGCCAGCCTCGCCCTCGCCGTGGATGCCCTGCGCCGTCGCGGCATGACCGTCACCGATGCGACGTCACCGCAGGTCACCGTGGACACGCTGCGTTCCGCCGATGTCTACGTGATCCCCCATCTCGCCCGCGCCGGTGTCGAGCGGGTCACCGGCGATCTTCCGCCCGTGTACTCGGACGCCGAGCTCGACGCGATCGAGCAGTACGTGCGCGGCGGCGGCGGCCTCGTGGTGCTCGCCGAGTGCGACACCGCCACTTCCGGAAGCAACCTCGGCGAGTTGCTCGCTCGCTTCGGTGTCACGGTGGAATCACTTGTGGTGCAGGAGGCTGCGGGCGATCGCCGGTTCGGCGGCAACGCCACCTGGATCCGCTCCGAGATCGCCCCCGAGTTGCGTGGGCAGGGGCTCGTCGCCGGCGTCGACGAGGCCTGTTTCTACCGCTCCGGCGTGCTCGACGTGGGCCCGCCCGCTGCCGGTGTCAGCGTTCTGGCCCGGACCAGCGAGAGCGCCTCGCCCGCCGGCCGCCCCCTCGCCGCCGCTCTGCAGGTCGGCCTCGGTCGCGTCGTGGTCTTCGCGGACTCCGACCTGTTCGGCGACGATTCGATCGATGATTTCGACCAGCGCACCCTGTGGACCAACGTGGTCACCTGGGCCTCCGGCGCCCACGGCGACCGCGGTGCCCGGCACGTGTCCGCGGCCGCGCAGAGCGCCGACTGGGGCGCTCTGAAGGCCGCCGTCACCGAGTTGCGGGCCCTGCAGGCCGCCGACGGGTCCGTGGTCGATGCCGCCGACCACGCCCGCGCGGGCGAGCTGGTCGAGACGATCGTGGCCCGGATCGCCGCGCTGGCACCGCTGTTCGCGCACGATGCCGACTATCTGGCCGCATTGCCCCGCGACTTCCGCCGCTGGGTCGAGGGGGGCTTCGGCAAGCCGCTGTTCGATGAGTCGCTCGCCGCGTTCCGTCCCGATCTGGAGCGGGTCGACGGTGCGGAGCACCTGGTGGTGTTCCCCATGTACACGCAGAACGGCAACGCCGGCAAGGTCTTCGAGGCGGTCCTGCTCTCCGTGGTGTGGCCCACGTGGCTCGCCGATGTGGAGCAGCGTTTCGATAACGGCAAGTTCCTCGCGGTGGCCTTCGAAGACTTCACCGCGGGCTACGACACCGACTCCGCGGTGCTCTTCCCCGAGACCGTCACGGTGGAGAAGACCCCCGAGTTCCACTGGGGCGCCATCTTCTGCGATCGCGAGGCGGCCCGCTTCCGGCGCGTGACCGGTGCTGCGGCCGAGGTGCTTTCGCTACAGCTCCCGCCCGATGGTGAGCGGCTGGTCGCCTCGCAGGCCCTGGCGCAGTCCACCTTCGCCATGTGGGACCTGATTCACGACCGCACCCATAGTCGTGGCGATCTGCCTTTCGATCCCTTCATGATCAAGCAGCGGATGCCCTACTGGCTGTACGCGCTCGAGGAGCTGCGCTGCGACCTCACCACCTTCCGCGAGGCCTACGGCTTGCAGCAGGAGGGGCATCCGTACGGACTGCCGGTGCAGTTGGCGATCTTGTGTGACCGGCTCTTCCGGTTCACCATCACGGGCACCCGGGTGCGCAACTACGACGGCCTCGGCGGACAGTTGCTGTTCGCCTACCTGCACCGGCACGGCGCCTTGCGTTGGCGTGACAACCGTCTGTCCATCGATTGGAAGGAACTGCCGCTCCAGGTGATCCGCCTCGCCGAGGAGATCGAGGAACTGTACCGCACCGGCATCGACCGGTCCAAGGTCGGGCAGTGGCTGGCGAGCTACCAGTTCGTCTCGTCGTACGTGGTGCCCGCCCCGGGGGCGACCTGGGCCAAGGGGCCCGAGGCGTTGCCGCTCGACGGTGAGCCGCGTGCGCTGGTCGATCTGGTACTGCCGGACGAATTCCCGCTCAACGTCTTCTTCGAAGCCCTGCGCCGCAAGGTGGGCGGCGTAGTGGATTCCACCCGCGGTATCACCGCGGACGCCGACCCCGTCGGGGCCGGGGCGTGA
- a CDS encoding SDR family oxidoreductase has translation MTGVAGRTVVVTGANGALGQAVTALLVEHGARVAVISRGAADAALTELDGVRAYRADLTDDAATAEAARKVVTDHGGVDGVLHLVGGWRGGVPIDESDPADWDFLDQGLIRSLQCVTRAFYAPMVASSGARLAIISSTAVAKPTAKNAMYVSAKAASEAWTLALADAFSGTDAAATALRVMALLTPQMREASPERKFPRYTPIETVAERLVGLWDAPAAELNGTVHTLIPGEENTTA, from the coding sequence GTGACCGGGGTCGCCGGCCGCACCGTCGTGGTGACGGGCGCGAACGGCGCCCTCGGACAGGCGGTCACAGCGCTGCTCGTCGAGCATGGCGCCCGGGTGGCCGTGATCTCGCGGGGTGCGGCGGATGCGGCGCTCACCGAGCTCGACGGCGTGCGCGCCTACCGGGCCGACCTCACCGACGATGCCGCGACCGCGGAGGCGGCGCGAAAGGTGGTCACCGACCACGGCGGGGTCGACGGTGTGCTGCATCTGGTGGGCGGCTGGCGCGGTGGCGTGCCGATCGACGAATCCGATCCGGCCGATTGGGACTTCCTCGACCAGGGGCTGATCCGCAGCCTGCAGTGTGTGACCCGAGCCTTCTATGCGCCGATGGTCGCGAGTTCCGGTGCCCGGCTGGCGATCATCTCGTCGACCGCGGTCGCGAAACCGACTGCGAAGAACGCGATGTACGTCTCGGCGAAGGCCGCGTCGGAGGCATGGACGCTGGCCCTGGCGGACGCCTTCTCCGGTACTGACGCCGCGGCGACCGCACTGCGCGTGATGGCGCTGCTCACCCCACAGATGCGCGAAGCCTCACCCGAGCGGAAGTTCCCGCGGTACACCCCGATCGAGACGGTCGCCGAGCGGCTCGTCGGGCTGTGGGATGCTCCCGCGGCTGAACTGAACGGCACCGTGCACACCCTGATTCCCGGTGAGGAGAACACCACCGCATGA
- a CDS encoding threonine aldolase family protein, with protein sequence MTQLHDPAKRGFASDNYSGVLPEVLAAIGEANLGHQVAYGGDQYTAALAERVRELFGERAQAFPVFNGTGANVVALQAVSDHWSAVVCADSGHIHVDEGGAPEKVAGLKLFVVPEVGGKLTPEAISAAVPDRAGDEHWAQPRVLSVAQSTELGTVYGVEELAALADYAHERGWLLHIDGSRLGNAAASLGVEPRAITTDIGADIVSVGGTKSGLLGGELVLVLNPEATRGIAYVRKLSMQLASKQRFIAAQFLALFSDGLHLRVAAHANAMARLLADLVGEIPGVELTQPVQSNAVFATLPNAVSESLMQRVPFYFWDEARGEVRWMCSWDTTEQDVRDFAALVRSELAS encoded by the coding sequence ATGACACAGCTGCACGATCCCGCCAAGCGGGGTTTCGCGAGCGACAACTACTCCGGTGTGCTGCCCGAGGTGCTGGCCGCGATCGGTGAGGCCAACCTGGGGCACCAGGTGGCCTACGGAGGCGACCAGTACACCGCGGCGCTGGCCGAGCGGGTGCGCGAGCTGTTCGGCGAACGCGCTCAGGCGTTTCCGGTGTTCAACGGCACCGGTGCCAATGTGGTCGCCCTCCAGGCCGTGAGCGACCACTGGTCGGCCGTGGTGTGCGCGGATTCCGGGCACATCCACGTCGATGAGGGGGGTGCGCCCGAGAAGGTGGCCGGCCTCAAGCTGTTCGTGGTGCCGGAGGTGGGTGGCAAGCTCACTCCCGAGGCGATCTCAGCGGCCGTGCCCGATCGTGCCGGCGACGAGCACTGGGCGCAGCCGCGGGTGCTGTCGGTAGCGCAGTCCACCGAGCTGGGCACCGTGTACGGCGTCGAAGAGCTTGCGGCCCTGGCGGATTACGCGCACGAGCGCGGCTGGTTGCTGCACATCGATGGTTCGCGGTTGGGCAATGCCGCCGCGAGCCTCGGCGTGGAGCCGCGGGCGATCACCACCGATATCGGCGCCGATATCGTGAGCGTGGGTGGCACGAAGAGTGGCCTGCTGGGCGGTGAGCTGGTGCTGGTGCTCAATCCCGAAGCCACCAGGGGAATCGCGTACGTGCGCAAGCTGTCGATGCAGCTGGCCTCGAAGCAGCGGTTCATCGCCGCGCAGTTCCTCGCGCTCTTCTCCGACGGTCTGCACCTGCGGGTCGCGGCGCACGCGAACGCGATGGCGCGACTGCTGGCCGATCTGGTCGGCGAGATCCCCGGCGTCGAGCTGACCCAGCCGGTGCAGTCCAACGCCGTCTTCGCCACGCTGCCGAACGCCGTCTCCGAGTCCCTGATGCAGCGGGTTCCGTTCTACTTCTGGGACGAGGCCCGCGGCGAGGTGCGCTGGATGTGCTCGTGGGACACCACGGAGCAGGACGTTCGTGACTTCGCCGCCCTGGTCCGGAGCGAGCTGGCCTCGTAG
- a CDS encoding DNA polymerase Y family protein, which translates to MSGREQRILALWCPDWPAAAAAADVDLPPDHPVAVLHGNRVIACNAAARADGVRRGMKRRESQARCPNLHVTAADPGRDARLFEPVAGAVAALIPLIEVLRPGLIVIPARGAARFFGGEEQAAEKLVDAASSVGAESLAGIADEVFTAALAARTGVIVAPGGSAEFLSPLPIAQLGAEPALATDDRAELIDLLRRLGVRTLGAFAALSTSNVATRFGVDAIAAHRQARAVADRPPSTAALPPGLEAELRPDPPINRVDAAAFAGRTLAAELHRKLSAAGVACLRLEVSAVAENGERHTRIWRCAQPLTPDGTADRVRWQIDGWLTGGRGRSGGPGAPITLLRLEPVEVVDAGALQAGMWGDEGDGAARFRRALVRVQGLLGGEAVRLGTRSGGRGPAEQVTWTPLGDEAVPAQDPAAPWPGRMPEPAPAVLLSGASVAVTDASGTPVRVTERGGFTAEPTRLSWGSRDWALSWWAGPWLVDERWWESGAGELRARAQVLLEPAPGRDDGRALLLQYAGGWEVEGVYE; encoded by the coding sequence ATGAGCGGACGGGAACAGCGGATCCTGGCGCTGTGGTGCCCGGATTGGCCGGCGGCGGCCGCCGCGGCCGATGTCGATCTGCCGCCCGACCATCCCGTGGCCGTCCTCCACGGCAACCGGGTGATCGCGTGCAATGCCGCTGCCCGTGCCGACGGCGTGCGCCGCGGCATGAAACGCCGCGAATCCCAGGCCCGCTGCCCGAACCTGCACGTGACAGCGGCGGATCCGGGGCGCGACGCCCGGCTCTTCGAACCGGTCGCGGGTGCGGTAGCCGCGCTGATCCCGCTCATCGAGGTGCTGCGGCCCGGCCTGATCGTGATCCCCGCACGCGGCGCCGCCCGCTTCTTCGGCGGCGAGGAGCAGGCCGCCGAGAAGCTGGTCGACGCCGCCTCCTCGGTGGGCGCCGAATCCCTCGCCGGGATCGCCGACGAGGTCTTCACCGCCGCGCTGGCCGCCCGCACCGGGGTGATCGTGGCGCCCGGCGGATCGGCCGAGTTCCTGTCCCCGCTGCCCATCGCGCAGCTCGGCGCCGAGCCCGCCCTCGCTACCGACGACCGCGCCGAGCTGATCGACCTACTGCGTCGCCTGGGCGTGCGCACCCTCGGCGCCTTCGCCGCGCTCTCCACCTCGAATGTGGCCACCCGGTTCGGCGTCGACGCGATCGCCGCGCACCGTCAGGCGCGCGCGGTGGCAGACCGTCCGCCGTCCACTGCGGCGCTCCCGCCCGGCCTGGAGGCGGAGCTCCGACCCGATCCGCCGATCAACCGGGTCGACGCAGCGGCTTTCGCCGGCCGCACCCTGGCCGCGGAGCTGCACCGGAAGTTGTCCGCGGCCGGAGTGGCGTGCCTGCGTCTGGAGGTTTCGGCGGTCGCGGAGAACGGAGAGCGGCACACCCGCATCTGGCGTTGCGCGCAGCCGCTCACGCCCGACGGCACGGCCGACCGGGTGCGCTGGCAGATCGACGGCTGGCTCACCGGCGGCCGCGGCCGCTCGGGAGGACCGGGTGCCCCGATCACGCTGCTGCGGTTGGAACCGGTCGAGGTGGTGGACGCCGGCGCGCTCCAGGCCGGCATGTGGGGCGACGAGGGCGACGGTGCCGCCCGCTTCCGCCGGGCACTGGTGCGGGTTCAGGGGCTCCTCGGCGGCGAGGCGGTGCGGCTGGGCACGCGCAGCGGCGGTCGCGGGCCCGCCGAGCAGGTCACCTGGACTCCGCTGGGCGACGAGGCGGTGCCGGCCCAGGATCCCGCAGCACCGTGGCCCGGTCGGATGCCGGAACCGGCACCTGCGGTGCTGCTCTCCGGAGCTTCGGTCGCGGTGACCGATGCGTCGGGCACGCCGGTACGGGTCACCGAGCGGGGCGGGTTCACCGCCGAGCCGACGCGTCTGTCCTGGGGGTCGCGTGACTGGGCGCTGAGCTGGTGGGCGGGGCCGTGGCTGGTGGACGAGCGGTGGTGGGAATCCGGCGCCGGCGAACTCCGAGCCCGCGCCCAGGTGCTGCTGGAGCCCGCACCGGGCCGGGACGACGGCCGCGCGCTGCTGCTGCAGTACGCCGGGGGATGGGAGGTGGAGGGCGTGTACGAGTAG
- a CDS encoding serpin family protein gives MQIRRAAITLLAAATLTACGGSPPAPGPLALDRPTTAFDQVGIDDTRTDVAALVNTATRIGTRLIAPDGRASATAVSPWSVLSLLGMLRAGADGTAAAQLDALGLSGARDVPRAMAALTGQTGQWAGDPGKVPAGTPPAAPLFQSQVALLTAQQLEPRGEYLDRLAKYYGTGVYPVDFARGIDQPLGEWVAVNTGSTLTSAPLRTDRDTRLAAATTAYLAVAWRFPFDAAQTRPRPFTTADGAVVEPPTMRATVPARVAGGDGFTALQLDFGVGTLALQVILPNPGVPLADGVTEGRFTAARLALAGAPTAAHEVSLPKWRSAGWTGLVDPLRELGVTGVFPGGAGLSGIADGEPTLADARASAVLTVGEKGTASDSATTPAPEPPPGPEPVTVDRAFAYSVVDTATGLPLLMGTVNRPAG, from the coding sequence ATGCAGATCCGACGAGCCGCGATCACGCTGCTCGCGGCGGCCACCCTCACCGCGTGCGGCGGTTCGCCGCCGGCGCCGGGACCGCTCGCCCTGGACCGGCCCACCACGGCCTTCGATCAGGTGGGCATCGACGACACCCGCACCGACGTCGCCGCCCTGGTGAACACCGCCACCCGGATCGGCACGCGGCTCATCGCACCCGACGGCCGTGCGTCGGCCACCGCGGTCTCGCCGTGGTCGGTGCTATCGCTGCTCGGGATGCTGCGGGCCGGGGCCGACGGTACTGCCGCGGCTCAGCTCGACGCTCTCGGTTTGAGCGGGGCACGGGACGTGCCACGGGCCATGGCTGCGCTGACCGGGCAGACCGGACAGTGGGCGGGCGATCCGGGGAAGGTTCCCGCGGGCACACCGCCGGCCGCACCGTTGTTCCAGTCGCAGGTCGCGCTGCTCACCGCGCAGCAACTCGAACCTCGAGGCGAATACCTCGACCGGCTCGCGAAGTACTACGGAACCGGTGTGTACCCGGTCGATTTCGCGCGCGGTATCGACCAGCCGCTCGGCGAATGGGTTGCGGTGAACACGGGGAGCACCCTGACCTCGGCGCCCCTACGCACTGATCGCGATACCCGGCTGGCGGCCGCGACGACCGCCTATCTCGCAGTGGCCTGGCGGTTCCCGTTCGACGCGGCTCAGACCCGCCCGCGCCCCTTCACAACGGCCGACGGTGCCGTGGTCGAACCGCCGACGATGCGCGCCACCGTCCCCGCCCGGGTCGCCGGGGGCGACGGGTTCACGGCACTGCAACTGGATTTCGGCGTGGGAACCCTGGCATTGCAGGTGATCCTGCCGAATCCCGGCGTTCCGCTGGCCGATGGCGTGACCGAGGGCCGGTTCACCGCTGCGCGCCTCGCGCTGGCGGGGGCACCCACGGCGGCACACGAGGTCTCGCTGCCGAAATGGCGCAGCGCCGGGTGGACCGGCCTCGTCGACCCGCTACGTGAGCTGGGTGTGACGGGCGTCTTCCCGGGCGGCGCGGGCTTGAGTGGGATCGCCGACGGCGAACCCACCCTGGCCGATGCGCGGGCCTCGGCGGTGCTCACCGTGGGCGAGAAGGGCACGGCATCGGACTCCGCGACCACCCCGGCTCCCGAGCCGCCGCCCGGCCCCGAGCCCGTCACCGTGGATCGCGCCTTCGCCTACTCGGTGGTCGACACCGCGACCGGCCTCCCCCTGCTCATGGGCACGGTGAACCGACCGGCCGGCTGA
- a CDS encoding amidohydrolase family protein, with protein MNTGATTGLERRCIPLYTQDRARSRAPNSANPASGSSGIPVGGFIGQPFWPVGKLTAVSRLQTTPGPRTDDEIPAYLAALDLPGLADIHVHFLPEPMLAKVWDFFDRADVEYGQEWPITYRFDEDTRLALIRAMGVREIPALCYPHKPGMAQWLNAWCADFARRVPDGIHCATLYPEPGVGEYVAAAIADGARLFKMHVQVGVFAPDDPQLDPAWEALADAGVPVVIHAGSGPVGGPYTGPERVARTLRKHPELTLVIAHLGMPEYDQFADLAERFPNVHLDTTMAATDFTEKRAPMPAGYPDRLARLADRVVLGSDFPNIPYQYAHQLFGLARLDLGDEWMRKVLWHNGRRLLGHGE; from the coding sequence ATGAATACCGGCGCCACCACGGGTCTCGAGCGACGCTGCATCCCACTGTATACGCAGGATCGGGCACGTTCCCGGGCACCGAATTCGGCGAACCCCGCCAGCGGATCCAGCGGAATCCCCGTGGGCGGATTCATCGGACAGCCGTTCTGGCCGGTCGGTAAGTTGACAGCGGTGAGCCGCTTGCAGACCACCCCCGGCCCCCGGACCGATGACGAGATCCCGGCGTACCTCGCCGCACTCGACCTCCCGGGACTCGCCGACATCCACGTGCACTTCCTCCCCGAGCCGATGCTGGCGAAGGTGTGGGACTTCTTCGACCGTGCGGATGTCGAGTACGGCCAGGAATGGCCGATCACCTACCGCTTCGACGAAGACACCAGACTGGCCCTGATCCGCGCGATGGGCGTGCGCGAGATCCCCGCTCTGTGCTACCCGCACAAGCCCGGGATGGCGCAGTGGCTCAACGCGTGGTGCGCCGACTTCGCCCGCCGTGTACCGGACGGGATTCATTGCGCAACACTGTATCCCGAGCCGGGCGTGGGCGAGTACGTGGCCGCCGCGATCGCCGACGGTGCCCGACTGTTCAAAATGCACGTCCAGGTGGGCGTGTTCGCCCCCGACGATCCGCAACTCGATCCGGCCTGGGAGGCGCTCGCCGACGCGGGGGTTCCGGTGGTGATCCACGCCGGGTCGGGACCGGTCGGGGGACCGTACACCGGCCCGGAACGGGTCGCTCGGACGCTCCGCAAGCACCCGGAGCTCACTCTGGTGATCGCCCACCTCGGCATGCCCGAGTACGACCAGTTCGCCGACCTGGCCGAGCGTTTCCCCAATGTGCACCTCGATACCACGATGGCGGCGACGGACTTCACCGAGAAGCGGGCTCCGATGCCGGCCGGTTACCCCGACCGGCTCGCGCGTCTCGCCGATCGTGTGGTGCTGGGAAGCGACTTCCCGAACATCCCCTACCAGTACGCGCACCAGTTGTTCGGTCTCGCGCGCCTGGACCTGGGCGACGAGTGGATGCGCAAGGTGCTCTGGCACAACGGCCGGAGGCTGCTGGGCCACGGCGAGTGA
- a CDS encoding MarR family winged helix-turn-helix transcriptional regulator has protein sequence MGSTDEARWLSEAEMAAWLPLINIAMQLPAKLDTQLRSDSGLTHYEFMVLSQLSQAEGRKMGLSALADAANSSPSRLSHVLRKLGESGWLVRHATGRSAYAELTADGLAVLDAAARGHVEEVRRRVFDSLDPGDVKALATVLPKISASLGDPGSHSGHRGQATQQEIPRRA, from the coding sequence GTGGGCTCGACCGATGAGGCGCGGTGGCTGTCCGAGGCCGAGATGGCGGCCTGGCTGCCACTGATCAACATAGCCATGCAGTTGCCGGCCAAGCTGGACACGCAACTGCGTTCCGATTCCGGCCTCACGCATTACGAATTCATGGTGCTTTCGCAGCTCTCGCAGGCCGAGGGACGGAAGATGGGACTGTCCGCGCTGGCCGACGCCGCGAACTCATCACCGTCTCGGCTCTCGCACGTGCTGCGCAAACTGGGGGAGTCCGGATGGCTGGTTCGCCACGCGACCGGTCGGTCCGCCTACGCGGAACTCACCGCCGACGGTCTTGCCGTGCTGGACGCCGCGGCGCGCGGGCACGTCGAGGAGGTGCGCCGCCGGGTCTTCGACAGCCTCGACCCCGGCGATGTGAAGGCGCTCGCCACCGTGTTGCCGAAGATCAGCGCCAGTCTCGGCGATCCGGGATCACACTCAGGCCACCGCGGCCAGGCCACGCAACAGGAGATTCCGCGGCGCGCGTAA
- a CDS encoding FAD-dependent monooxygenase gives MGADGINSITRTAVIGRVIEPRPLGVEVVIGRCPGSTDTFTEYWGPGRLFGVTPRDGGFINWYSEFDPHAVPEGVPDPDSDPRGFLRSMYHGWAPRVLETIEGIDVESALHYRSRDLPRLHRIVRGNTALIGDAAHAMAPNLGRGACETLLDAAALADALGPADDARDPAAALAGYERARRLAGQRTMLLSRAMRYAALTSRLRAPRNLLLRGLAAVA, from the coding sequence GTGGGCGCCGACGGCATCAACAGCATCACCCGCACCGCCGTGATCGGCCGCGTGATCGAGCCGCGCCCGCTGGGCGTGGAGGTGGTGATCGGGCGATGCCCCGGCAGCACCGACACCTTCACCGAATACTGGGGGCCCGGAAGACTGTTCGGCGTGACCCCGCGCGACGGCGGCTTCATCAACTGGTACTCGGAGTTCGATCCGCACGCAGTTCCCGAAGGCGTGCCCGACCCGGATTCCGATCCCCGCGGCTTCCTGCGCTCGATGTATCACGGTTGGGCCCCACGGGTCCTGGAGACGATCGAGGGCATCGACGTGGAGTCTGCGCTGCACTACCGGTCCCGTGATCTTCCGCGCCTGCACCGGATCGTCCGGGGGAACACGGCGCTGATCGGCGATGCCGCGCACGCGATGGCGCCGAACCTCGGGCGCGGGGCGTGCGAGACGCTGCTGGACGCGGCCGCGCTCGCCGATGCCCTCGGCCCGGCGGACGATGCCCGGGACCCGGCGGCGGCGTTGGCCGGGTACGAGCGGGCGCGGCGCCTTGCCGGTCAGCGCACGATGCTGCTCTCCCGGGCGATGCGGTACGCCGCGCTCACCAGCCGGTTACGCGCGCCGCGGAATCTCCTGTTGCGTGGCCTGGCCGCGGTGGCCTGA
- a CDS encoding FAD-dependent monooxygenase: protein MRTAAIIGGGIGGLATAALLTGQGWEVEVFERAASLPTTGTALGMWPEALAVLDRTGAGAKVREIGIDQRFGEIRSCEGHRLGPRIEARGATVLISRPRLLEALAAAAPRSGSAITAPISRDSITTSSWAPTASTASPAPP from the coding sequence ATGCGGACAGCGGCGATCATCGGCGGCGGCATCGGCGGGTTGGCCACCGCGGCACTCCTGACCGGGCAGGGCTGGGAGGTGGAGGTATTCGAGAGAGCGGCATCGCTGCCCACAACCGGTACCGCGCTCGGGATGTGGCCCGAGGCTCTCGCGGTCCTGGACCGCACGGGAGCCGGAGCGAAGGTTCGCGAGATCGGCATCGACCAGCGATTCGGGGAGATCCGTAGCTGCGAAGGCCACCGCCTCGGACCACGGATCGAGGCCCGGGGCGCAACGGTGTTGATCTCCCGCCCGCGCCTGTTGGAGGCGCTCGCAGCAGCGGCTCCCCGATCCGGTTCGGCGATCACCGCACCGATCTCGAGGGACTCGATCACGACGTCATCGTGGGCGCCGACGGCATCAACAGCATCACCCGCACCGCCGTGA
- a CDS encoding TetR/AcrR family transcriptional regulator, with protein sequence MGRREEVLDAAIEVVGTRGLRGLTHRAVDGAAGVPSGTTSNHFRSRAALVRGILDRMVEQDLSFWEGFDGAGAPSVDEVTERLVGYVLWSVGAGRVRSTARLNLFAAAATSPDLQEPLRRARAAVEAAGAAIGANLGLDGPASALVMDATDAVVLRQLALASEDFDPRPTLGRLIAALRG encoded by the coding sequence ATGGGACGGAGAGAAGAGGTGCTCGACGCGGCGATCGAGGTGGTCGGCACGCGCGGGCTACGCGGCCTCACGCACCGCGCCGTCGACGGTGCCGCCGGCGTCCCGTCGGGCACCACGTCCAACCACTTCCGGTCGAGGGCTGCGCTGGTGCGCGGCATCCTCGACCGCATGGTGGAGCAGGACCTCTCGTTCTGGGAGGGGTTCGACGGTGCCGGTGCACCGTCCGTCGACGAGGTGACCGAACGCCTCGTCGGTTATGTGTTGTGGTCGGTCGGTGCGGGCCGGGTGCGCAGTACGGCGCGGTTGAATCTGTTCGCCGCCGCAGCGACCTCGCCAGACTTGCAAGAACCGCTGCGCCGTGCGCGGGCGGCCGTCGAGGCGGCGGGTGCGGCGATCGGAGCGAACCTGGGGCTCGACGGTCCCGCGTCGGCGCTGGTGATGGATGCGACCGATGCGGTGGTCCTGCGGCAGTTGGCGCTAGCGTCGGAAGATTTCGATCCGCGGCCGACGCTCGGCCGGCTCATCGCCGCGTTGCGCGGATAG
- a CDS encoding GNAT family N-acetyltransferase produces the protein MPHGDPAPAVRIAQLDPRAVTALAVGDLRQANRYSEIVLPPSFATPESLRLWRMRDRQIAADPASAEWITGAILDTDRDLVVGRAGYHGPPDGNGTVEIGYAVDPEYRRRGYARAALEFLLARAGSDPSVRTVRATVSPDNTASSSLIAQYGFVEIGTQIDEVDGLELVYEVPSNRAEPPIRATRR, from the coding sequence ATGCCCCACGGTGATCCGGCACCCGCGGTCCGCATCGCGCAGCTCGATCCGCGCGCGGTGACAGCGCTGGCGGTGGGCGACCTACGACAGGCGAACCGATACAGCGAGATCGTGCTCCCGCCTTCCTTCGCGACCCCGGAGTCACTGCGGCTGTGGCGAATGCGCGACCGGCAGATCGCCGCCGACCCGGCCAGCGCCGAGTGGATCACCGGCGCCATCCTGGACACCGATCGCGATCTCGTCGTAGGCCGCGCGGGCTACCACGGGCCGCCGGATGGGAACGGCACGGTGGAGATCGGTTATGCCGTCGACCCCGAGTACCGACGACGCGGATACGCCCGTGCCGCACTCGAATTCCTGCTCGCTCGAGCCGGGAGCGACCCGTCGGTCCGCACGGTGCGCGCCACCGTCAGCCCGGACAACACCGCGTCGTCATCGCTGATCGCCCAGTACGGGTTCGTCGAGATCGGAACCCAGATCGACGAGGTGGACGGCCTGGAGTTGGTCTACGAGGTACCCAGCAATCGCGCCGAGCCGCCTATCCGCGCAACGCGGCGATGA